GTGCCGTCGGTGGCGCTGATCCCGCTCGCGGTGCTGCTGTTCGGCATCAAGATGGAATCGACGATCATGCTGATCATCTACGCCGCGTTCTGGCAGGTGCTGCTGCAGGTGCTGTACGGCGTGGCCGACATCGACTCGGTGGCGAACGACACCGCCAAGAGTTACGGCCTCGGCTGGTTCGCCCGGATGCGCCACGTGGTCTGGCCGACCACCCTCCCGTACCTGATGACGGGGCTGCGGCTCGGCGCCGCGGTCGCGCTGATCCTCGCCATCACCGGCGAGCTGCTGATCGGCAGCCCCGGCCTCGGCAAGCAGATTGCACTGACCCAGGCCGGCGGCGCGACCACGTCGATGTACGCGCTGGTGCTCGCCACCGGCCTGATCGGCATCCTGATCAATGTGGTGGCCCGGGTCGTGGAGCGACGGACGCTCGCCTGGCACACCTCGGTGCGCGGAGAGGTCGTCGTATGAAACTACTGAAACGCACCCTGTACTTCGTCGGGTTACCCATCGTGCTCATTCTGCTCTGGTGGGTGCTCACGCTCGGCGAGGTCAACTTCTACACCCCCAAGCCCGGCCAACTGGTGCAGACCTTCGTCGACGTCTGGTTCAGCGAACGGTTCTTCGACGACGTGCTGCCGAGTCTCACCCGGCTCGCGATCGGCGTGGTCGTCGCCATCCTGCTCGGAATCGCCCTCGGCACGCTGATCGGCTCGGTGCGCTGGTTGCGTCAGCTGTTCGAGCCTCTGCTGGAGTTCTTCCGCGCCATCCCGCCACCGGTGCTGGTGCCGCTGTTGCTGCTGCTGGTCGGCGTCAACGACCAGATGAAGATCCTCGTGATCATCTCCGGGGCGCTCTGGCCGGTGCTGCTGAACACGGTCGAGGGTGTGCGAGCCGTCGACGACGTGCTCGGCGATGCGACTCGGGTGTACGGCATCCACGGCTTCGCCCGCATCCGGTATCTCGTGCTGCCGTCGGCGAGCCCGCAGATCATGGCCGGGGTTCGGCAGTGCCTGTCGATCGCCCTCATCCTGATGGTCATCTCCGAGATGTTCGCGTCGTCCTCCGGCCTCGGCTTCAC
This Salinibacterium sp. ZJ450 DNA region includes the following protein-coding sequences:
- a CDS encoding ABC transporter permease, which gives rise to MKLLKRTLYFVGLPIVLILLWWVLTLGEVNFYTPKPGQLVQTFVDVWFSERFFDDVLPSLTRLAIGVVVAILLGIALGTLIGSVRWLRQLFEPLLEFFRAIPPPVLVPLLLLLVGVNDQMKILVIISGALWPVLLNTVEGVRAVDDVLGDATRVYGIHGFARIRYLVLPSASPQIMAGVRQCLSIALILMVISEMFASSSGLGFTIIQFQRSFAIPEMWSGIVLLGLIGIALSLIFQFVERRILHWYYGLKELHTT
- a CDS encoding ABC transporter permease translates to MPDTREPGTEKPSSGKRRAALSGPMLGVIGILLFLLLWELVPRSGLVNPSYLPPASDVVVRLVEYLGDPEFWNDVAETMITWAIGLGIAAVAAIVLGLVIGSSTFLRRATQSTIEFLRPVPSVALIPLAVLLFGIKMESTIMLIIYAAFWQVLLQVLYGVADIDSVANDTAKSYGLGWFARMRHVVWPTTLPYLMTGLRLGAAVALILAITGELLIGSPGLGKQIALTQAGGATTSMYALVLATGLIGILINVVARVVERRTLAWHTSVRGEVVV